The proteins below are encoded in one region of Streptomyces roseirectus:
- a CDS encoding ATP-binding protein yields the protein MNGTTHRPSLRERCFRRDRRSVPAARRFARETLAGWGLDSCERAADLLLCVSELTTNALLHGVPVGRQFMVSLRLDGDVVLVEVHDSGDGMPHIAQARDGDEDGRGLVLVAALSAKWGVRERGVGKVVWCEFTLRAGPPTALSATPVRG from the coding sequence GTGAACGGAACAACTCATCGGCCGTCGCTGCGCGAGAGGTGCTTCCGCCGTGATCGGCGGTCCGTGCCCGCTGCCCGGCGGTTCGCCAGGGAAACGCTTGCCGGTTGGGGGCTCGACTCGTGCGAGCGGGCCGCCGATCTCCTGTTGTGCGTCAGCGAGTTGACGACCAACGCGCTGCTGCACGGGGTGCCTGTCGGGCGCCAGTTCATGGTGTCGCTGCGGCTCGACGGGGACGTCGTCCTCGTCGAGGTGCACGACAGCGGGGACGGGATGCCGCACATCGCTCAGGCGCGGGACGGGGACGAGGACGGGCGGGGGCTCGTGCTGGTCGCCGCGCTCAGCGCGAAGTGGGGGGTGCGGGAGAGGGGGGTCGGGAAGGTGGTGTGGTGCGAGTTCACCCTGCGCGCCGGTCCGCCAACTGCCCTTTCAGCCACGCCGGTTCGGGGTTGA
- a CDS encoding helix-turn-helix domain-containing protein has product MTTSAAAAELRCSVNTLKKLIAAGLLPEVRERGNRTLLPAGDVRALARREGVDPDALELGELPVLRVGPAELAEGSRQSALIGYAARLTPEQMYQALRGWWRCDPERILRAGVLAVTLGPYAVAVLDDFRYVESRGGRYRFTGELAGYVTDLVTPVQVVRREAPLARRILGRRLESESGGPVAYVQRRSAGG; this is encoded by the coding sequence ATGACCACGTCGGCTGCCGCCGCCGAACTTCGCTGCTCCGTCAACACCCTCAAGAAGCTGATCGCCGCCGGTCTTCTTCCCGAGGTCCGCGAACGCGGCAACCGCACCCTGCTCCCCGCAGGTGATGTGCGTGCCCTGGCTCGGCGTGAGGGCGTCGATCCGGACGCTCTGGAACTGGGAGAGCTGCCCGTACTGCGGGTGGGGCCTGCCGAACTGGCGGAGGGTTCACGGCAGTCGGCGTTGATCGGGTACGCGGCGCGGCTGACGCCGGAGCAGATGTATCAGGCGCTGCGCGGGTGGTGGCGTTGTGATCCGGAGCGGATCCTGCGGGCGGGGGTGCTTGCTGTCACGCTCGGGCCTTACGCGGTCGCCGTGTTGGACGACTTTCGGTACGTCGAATCGCGTGGCGGACGGTACCGCTTCACCGGTGAACTCGCGGGATACGTGACCGACCTGGTCACGCCTGTCCAAGTCGTGCGCCGTGAGGCCCCGTTGGCCCGCAGGATCCTCGGACGGCGGCTGGAGTCCGAGTCCGGCGGGCCGGTCGCGTACGTGCAGCGGCGGAGTGCCGGCGGCTGA
- a CDS encoding DUF4253 domain-containing protein → MATLPNPLPHLTTDPSGRSLGLRLPPGKLVDRDWPEPLLWYADQPSSSGNWTALGARAGQAGLLPVLVDVDKYWVDREGWELDPDAMSYPGDHDAEEVLAESWEMDEEDYDDDTADMLAPFTLAWPGLAPSATPTVDPDARAAQLADEISESDDTTWFTEPHLALVPARRSADIPAAIGWTGPLNHENDVARLCAVLRSWEDRFGARVVALGFATLAVSVAAPPTTQSEAEAIAAEHYAFCPDNIAQGPGTIEAYAKELIDAHAWHFWWD, encoded by the coding sequence ATGGCAACTCTCCCGAACCCCCTCCCCCACCTGACCACCGACCCGAGCGGCCGCTCGCTGGGTCTCCGACTCCCGCCCGGCAAGCTGGTGGACCGCGACTGGCCCGAGCCCCTGCTGTGGTACGCGGACCAGCCGTCGTCGTCGGGGAACTGGACGGCGCTGGGCGCCCGGGCGGGGCAGGCGGGCTTGTTGCCGGTGCTGGTGGACGTGGACAAGTACTGGGTGGACCGGGAGGGTTGGGAGCTGGACCCGGACGCGATGTCGTACCCCGGGGACCACGACGCGGAGGAAGTCCTCGCGGAGTCCTGGGAGATGGACGAGGAGGACTACGACGACGACACCGCGGACATGCTCGCTCCCTTCACCCTCGCCTGGCCCGGCCTCGCCCCCTCCGCCACCCCGACCGTCGACCCCGACGCCCGTGCCGCCCAACTGGCCGACGAGATCTCGGAGTCGGACGACACCACCTGGTTCACCGAACCCCACCTCGCCCTCGTCCCCGCCCGCCGCTCCGCCGACATCCCCGCCGCCATCGGCTGGACCGGCCCCCTCAACCACGAGAACGACGTGGCCCGCCTCTGCGCCGTCCTGCGCTCCTGGGAGGACCGCTTCGGCGCCCGAGTCGTCGCCCTCGGCTTCGCCACCCTCGCCGTCTCGGTCGCCGCCCCGCCCACGACCCAGTCCGAGGCAGAGGCCATCGCCGCCGAGCACTACGCCTTCTGCCCCGACAACATCGCCCAGGGCCCCGGCACGATCGAGGCGTACGCGAAGGAGTTGATCGACGCCCACGCATGGCACTTCTGGTGGGACTGA
- a CDS encoding redox-sensing transcriptional repressor Rex: protein MATGRTHRPATRSRGIPEATVARLPLYLRALTALSERSVPTVSSEELAAAAGVNSAKLRKDFSYLGSYGTRGVGYDVEYLVYQISRELGLTQDWPVVIVGIGNLGAALANYGGFASRGFRVAALIDADPAMEGRQVAGIAVRHSDDLERIIQDNGVSIGVITTPPSVAQQVCDRLVAAGVTSILNFAPTVLTVPDGVDVRKVDLSIELQILAFHEQRKAGEEAANAPAAARGDASEQGPDGDVPAVMPA from the coding sequence GTGGCAACTGGCCGAACTCACCGACCGGCGACCCGTAGCCGAGGGATCCCCGAGGCCACCGTCGCCCGGCTTCCGCTGTACCTCCGTGCCCTGACCGCGTTGTCGGAGCGCTCGGTGCCCACGGTCTCCTCGGAGGAGCTGGCGGCCGCGGCGGGGGTCAACTCCGCCAAGCTGCGCAAGGACTTCTCCTACCTGGGTTCGTACGGAACGCGCGGTGTCGGCTACGACGTCGAATACCTCGTCTACCAGATCTCCCGCGAGCTGGGCCTGACCCAGGACTGGCCCGTCGTCATCGTCGGTATCGGTAACCTCGGCGCCGCCCTCGCCAACTACGGCGGGTTCGCCTCCCGGGGCTTCAGGGTCGCCGCGCTGATCGACGCCGATCCGGCGATGGAGGGCCGGCAGGTCGCCGGGATCGCCGTGCGGCACAGCGACGACCTGGAGCGGATCATCCAGGACAACGGCGTCTCCATCGGCGTCATCACCACCCCGCCCAGCGTCGCGCAGCAGGTCTGCGACCGGCTCGTGGCCGCCGGGGTGACGTCCATCCTGAACTTCGCGCCGACCGTCCTGACCGTCCCGGACGGTGTCGACGTCCGCAAGGTCGACCTCTCGATCGAGCTGCAGATCCTCGCCTTCCACGAGCAGCGCAAGGCCGGCGAGGAAGCCGCGAACGCGCCCGCCGCGGCGCGCGGCGACGCCTCCGAGCAGGGGCCCGACGGGGACGTCCCCGCCGTGATGCCGGCATGA
- a CDS encoding glutaredoxin domain-containing protein — protein sequence MPRAWLLPTLLALCGATATTTLLARSQTVAAVATALLFTTLTALNSPLIFPTSLTEAEAEAAPGNRPIVYWRPGCKYCARLRLRLGREARHLHWVNIWTDPEAAATVRAANNGNETVPTVFIAGQPYINPEPAWLKGQLADRRAG from the coding sequence ATGCCCAGAGCCTGGCTCCTGCCGACGCTGCTCGCCCTGTGCGGCGCCACCGCCACGACCACCCTCCTCGCGAGGTCTCAGACGGTCGCGGCGGTGGCCACCGCCCTCCTCTTCACCACCCTCACGGCCCTCAACTCCCCGCTGATCTTCCCCACTTCACTCACGGAAGCAGAGGCCGAGGCCGCCCCCGGCAACCGCCCGATCGTCTACTGGCGCCCCGGCTGCAAGTACTGCGCCCGCCTCCGCCTACGCCTCGGCCGCGAGGCCCGCCACCTCCACTGGGTCAACATCTGGACCGACCCCGAGGCAGCCGCCACAGTCCGCGCGGCCAACAACGGCAACGAAACCGTCCCGACGGTGTTCATCGCGGGCCAGCCTTACATCAACCCCGAACCGGCGTGGCTGAAAGGGCAGTTGGCGGACCGGCGCGCAGGGTGA
- a CDS encoding uroporphyrinogen-III synthase — protein MSPTTLPSGLDHGHVTFLGAGPGDPGLLTLRAVEALANADVLVAEHEVLDVVRTHARTGVSVVPTDPAPGTIAPQPTVVDSASTTVALPVMRDAAHLVMEAARGGRRVVRAVSGDPGLDTYAAAEMLACASAGVPFEVVPGVAAAVGVPAYAGVPLRDAQGADVRFVDARTASDRCWTEVGASDGTVVVSTTLDAVAAAAGELVSAGRKPDTPLTVTVAGTTTRQRTWCATLGTIAQMLKQAKVLPSPDGGRPVIAVVGERSAPAQRDQLAWFESKPLFGWKVLVPRTKEQAASLSEQLRSYGAVPHEVPTIAVEPPRTPQQMERAVKGLVTGRYEWIAFTSVNAVKAVREKFEEYGLDARAFAGIKVAAVGEQTAKALIAFGVKPDLVPSGEQSAAGLLEDWPPYDPVFDPIDRVFLPRADIATETLVAGLIDLGWEVDDVTAYRTVRASPPPADTREAIKGGGFDAVLFTSSSTVRNLVGIAGKPHNVTVIACIGPATAKTAEEHGLRVDVMAPEPSAQKLAEALAEFGMRRRAAALEAGDAVTRPSERRPGGRRRRAT, from the coding sequence TTGAGCCCCACCACCCTTCCCTCCGGCCTGGACCACGGGCACGTCACCTTTCTGGGTGCCGGACCCGGGGATCCGGGACTGCTGACTCTGCGCGCCGTGGAGGCGCTGGCGAACGCGGACGTCCTCGTCGCCGAGCACGAGGTGCTCGACGTCGTCCGGACGCACGCGCGGACCGGCGTCTCCGTCGTGCCCACGGACCCCGCCCCGGGCACGATCGCACCACAGCCCACGGTAGTTGACAGTGCGTCAACGACCGTCGCGCTTCCCGTGATGCGGGATGCGGCACATCTTGTCATGGAGGCCGCGCGGGGCGGCAGGCGGGTCGTGCGTGCGGTCTCCGGTGATCCGGGACTTGATACGTACGCCGCCGCCGAAATGCTCGCCTGCGCCTCCGCCGGGGTGCCCTTCGAGGTCGTGCCCGGTGTCGCCGCCGCCGTCGGCGTCCCGGCCTACGCCGGGGTGCCCCTGCGCGACGCGCAGGGGGCGGACGTCCGGTTCGTGGACGCCCGTACCGCCTCCGACCGGTGCTGGACGGAGGTGGGGGCGTCCGACGGGACCGTGGTCGTGTCGACGACCCTCGACGCCGTCGCCGCGGCCGCCGGGGAGCTGGTGTCCGCCGGGCGCAAGCCGGACACCCCGCTGACCGTGACCGTCGCCGGGACGACGACCCGGCAGCGGACCTGGTGCGCGACCCTCGGGACCATCGCGCAGATGCTGAAGCAGGCCAAGGTGCTGCCCTCGCCGGACGGCGGGCGGCCGGTGATAGCCGTCGTCGGTGAGCGGTCGGCGCCGGCGCAGCGGGATCAGCTGGCCTGGTTCGAGTCGAAGCCGCTCTTCGGGTGGAAGGTGCTGGTGCCCCGGACGAAGGAGCAGGCCGCTTCGCTGTCCGAGCAGCTGCGGTCCTACGGGGCCGTGCCGCACGAGGTGCCCACCATCGCCGTCGAGCCCCCTCGTACGCCGCAGCAGATGGAGCGGGCCGTCAAGGGGCTCGTCACCGGGCGGTACGAGTGGATCGCCTTCACCTCGGTCAACGCGGTCAAGGCGGTGCGGGAGAAGTTCGAGGAGTACGGGCTCGACGCGCGCGCCTTCGCCGGGATCAAGGTCGCGGCGGTGGGGGAGCAGACCGCCAAGGCGCTGATCGCCTTCGGCGTGAAGCCGGATCTCGTGCCCAGCGGGGAGCAGTCCGCCGCCGGGCTGCTGGAGGACTGGCCTCCCTACGACCCCGTCTTCGATCCGATCGACCGGGTGTTCCTGCCTCGGGCCGATATCGCCACGGAGACGCTGGTCGCCGGGCTCATCGATCTCGGGTGGGAGGTGGACGATGTCACCGCGTACCGGACGGTTCGGGCGTCGCCGCCGCCTGCCGATACTCGGGAGGCGATCAAGGGGGGTGGGTTCGATGCCGTGCTGTTCACGTCGTCGTCCACCGTGCGGAACCTTGTCGGGATCGCCGGGAAGCCGCACAACGTGACCGTCATCGCCTGTATCGGGCCGGCTACCGCCAAGACCGCCGAGGAGCATGGGCTTCGGGTGGATGTGATGGCTCCTGAGCCGTCCGCGCAGAAGTTGGCCGAGGCGTTGGCCGAGTTCGGGATGCGGCGGAGGGCTGCCGCGCTGGAGGCGGGGGACGCGGTTACTCGGCCGAGTGAGCGGAGGCCGGGGGGACGGCGGCGGCGGGCCACCTGA
- a CDS encoding helix-turn-helix domain-containing protein produces the protein MSPRKPSRPKNKTSMKMLGRQIAAARRASGLTQVELAAIVNIDDETMASIEQGRRPLKPDIGRKIDEALGTKGVFEEGAENLPEIDQYPLFAEEYIEHERTAKKLDWFDNAVIPGLLQTEEYAEAVLRERVPAYSEEEIQTKLAGRIERMAILRRENGPTMSFVIWEPVLHMMVGGPEVQQRQLRHLRELADLPNVTIQILPLDSLHHAGLNGPFTLLETEDHQHLAYTESQRGSHWVSDPEEMSILESKYAMLRTQALDVEKSKRKLDCLLGEQ, from the coding sequence ATGAGTCCCAGGAAGCCGTCAAGGCCGAAGAACAAGACCTCGATGAAGATGCTGGGCAGGCAGATCGCCGCCGCCCGCCGCGCGAGCGGTCTGACTCAGGTCGAACTCGCCGCGATCGTCAACATCGACGACGAGACCATGGCCTCCATCGAACAGGGCCGACGGCCCCTGAAGCCGGACATCGGCAGGAAGATCGACGAAGCCCTCGGCACGAAGGGGGTGTTCGAGGAGGGCGCGGAGAACCTGCCGGAGATCGATCAGTATCCGTTGTTCGCCGAGGAGTACATCGAACACGAGCGCACGGCGAAGAAACTCGACTGGTTCGACAATGCGGTCATCCCCGGCCTTCTCCAGACCGAGGAGTACGCGGAAGCCGTGCTGCGAGAGCGGGTCCCGGCGTACTCGGAGGAGGAGATCCAGACGAAGCTGGCGGGCCGCATCGAGCGAATGGCAATACTGCGCCGGGAGAACGGGCCGACGATGAGCTTCGTCATCTGGGAGCCGGTCCTGCACATGATGGTCGGCGGCCCGGAAGTCCAGCAGCGACAGCTCCGTCACCTGCGAGAACTCGCCGACCTACCGAACGTGACCATCCAGATCCTCCCGCTGGACAGCCTCCACCATGCGGGCCTCAACGGCCCGTTCACGCTCCTCGAAACCGAGGACCACCAGCACCTCGCATACACCGAGAGCCAGCGCGGCAGTCACTGGGTTTCGGACCCCGAGGAAATGTCCATCCTGGAGAGCAAGTATGCGATGCTGCGGACACAAGCGTTGGACGTGGAGAAGTCCAAACGCAAGCTTGACTGCCTGCTAGGAGAGCAATGA
- a CDS encoding glutamyl-tRNA reductase, translated as MSLLVVGLSHRSAPVSLLERASLGQDAQVKLLQDTVAAEPATEAAVLATCNRIELYADVDKFHAGVAELSTLLAQHSGVGLDELTPYLYVHYEDRAVHHMFSVACGLDSMVVGEGQILGQLKDSLAKAQELHSAGRLMNDLFQQALRVGKRAHSETGIDRAGQSLVTFGLEQLARETPVDEWVRGKKTLVIGAGSMSSLAAATLARAGAAEIVVANRTFDRAERLAQILNDGDTDVTARAVPMESVPGELARADLAVSCTGATGLVLTGADIARAVEGRTPETTVLPQARPVKLPQPAAGEDACPLDLGAVQQGFSVAGEAAVAGMDAATLEQHAAWVDNGSVDRRVSKEAELISALAQTAATVGRIPERRRPEGPSDVVRAEPVLCLLDLAMPRDIDAAAHRVGGVRLVDIESLAEASADAPMASDVDQVRRIVSDEVNAFGAAQRAAHITPTVVALRTMAADVVAGEIARLEGRLPGLDDKHRAEITQTVRRVVDKLLHAPTVRVKQLAAEPGGAGYADALRTLFDLDQETVAAVSRATDEKGPRA; from the coding sequence ATGAGCCTCCTCGTCGTCGGGCTGAGCCACCGCAGCGCGCCCGTCAGCCTCCTGGAGCGGGCCTCGCTGGGCCAGGACGCGCAGGTCAAGCTGTTGCAGGACACGGTCGCCGCCGAACCGGCCACCGAGGCCGCCGTGCTGGCCACCTGCAACCGCATCGAGCTGTACGCGGACGTCGACAAGTTCCACGCCGGTGTCGCCGAGCTGTCGACGCTGCTCGCCCAGCACAGCGGGGTCGGCCTCGACGAGCTGACGCCGTACCTGTACGTGCACTACGAGGACCGGGCCGTCCACCACATGTTCTCCGTGGCGTGCGGGCTCGACTCGATGGTCGTCGGCGAGGGGCAGATCCTCGGGCAGCTGAAGGACTCCCTCGCGAAGGCGCAGGAGCTGCACAGCGCCGGGCGGCTGATGAACGACCTGTTCCAGCAGGCCCTGCGGGTCGGCAAGCGGGCGCACTCCGAGACCGGGATCGACCGGGCGGGGCAGTCGCTGGTGACGTTCGGCCTGGAGCAGCTGGCCCGCGAGACGCCGGTCGACGAATGGGTGCGGGGCAAGAAGACGCTGGTCATCGGCGCCGGATCGATGTCCTCGCTGGCCGCCGCGACGCTCGCGCGCGCCGGGGCCGCCGAGATCGTCGTCGCCAACCGGACCTTCGACCGGGCCGAGCGGCTGGCCCAGATACTGAACGACGGCGACACGGACGTGACGGCCCGCGCGGTCCCGATGGAATCGGTGCCGGGCGAGCTGGCACGTGCCGATCTGGCCGTGTCCTGCACCGGGGCGACGGGGCTCGTACTGACCGGCGCGGACATCGCGCGCGCGGTGGAGGGGCGGACGCCGGAGACGACCGTCCTCCCGCAGGCCAGGCCCGTGAAGCTCCCGCAGCCCGCCGCCGGCGAGGACGCCTGCCCCCTCGACCTCGGCGCCGTCCAGCAGGGCTTCTCCGTCGCCGGCGAGGCCGCCGTCGCCGGGATGGACGCGGCGACGCTGGAGCAGCACGCGGCGTGGGTGGACAACGGGAGTGTCGACCGGCGGGTCAGCAAGGAGGCCGAGCTGATCTCGGCGCTCGCGCAGACCGCCGCCACGGTCGGCCGGATCCCGGAGCGGCGCAGGCCCGAGGGGCCCTCGGACGTCGTCCGCGCCGAGCCGGTGCTGTGTCTGCTCGACCTCGCGATGCCGAGGGACATCGACGCCGCCGCCCACCGGGTGGGCGGGGTGCGGCTGGTGGACATCGAGTCGCTGGCCGAGGCGAGCGCGGACGCGCCGATGGCGTCCGACGTGGACCAGGTCCGGCGGATCGTGTCGGACGAAGTGAACGCTTTCGGTGCCGCGCAGCGGGCCGCGCACATCACGCCGACCGTCGTCGCGCTGCGGACGATGGCCGCCGACGTGGTGGCCGGCGAGATCGCGCGGCTGGAGGGGCGGCTGCCGGGGCTCGACGACAAGCACCGGGCCGAGATCACCCAGACCGTGCGGCGCGTCGTCGACAAACTGCTGCACGCCCCGACCGTACGGGTCAAGCAGCTCGCGGCGGAGCCCGGCGGCGCCGGGTACGCGGACGCGCTGCGGACCCTGTTCGACCTCGACCAGGAGACGGTCGCCGCCGTGTCCCGGGCAACGGACGAGAAGGGCCCACGGGCATGA
- a CDS encoding type II toxin-antitoxin system prevent-host-death family antitoxin, translating into MSILRENPTVLSVTEAAGKGVAGLVKAAEAGEDVMVERHHKPVAAVIGIERLRQLEELEEDLVDALLVLTRAATDTGERSSLDEVLRRFGVDREGLEKEFGGH; encoded by the coding sequence ATGTCCATTCTCCGGGAGAATCCCACTGTGCTCTCCGTGACCGAGGCGGCCGGCAAGGGCGTCGCCGGGCTGGTCAAGGCCGCCGAGGCCGGAGAGGACGTGATGGTCGAGCGCCATCACAAGCCGGTCGCCGCGGTGATCGGGATCGAGAGGCTTCGGCAGCTGGAGGAGCTGGAGGAAGATCTCGTCGATGCGCTGCTGGTGCTGACGCGGGCAGCTACGGACACGGGGGAGCGGTCGTCGCTGGACGAAGTGCTGCGCCGGTTCGGTGTTGACCGGGAGGGGTTGGAGAAGGAGTTCGGTGGGCACTGA
- a CDS encoding type II toxin-antitoxin system RelE/ParE family toxin: MPDTPRHPVRFTEAAAADLDALHRRDPQTARAALHKILMLERDPYAGRPLVGDLVGFRKLDVGDRHWRIVWRVLKSADGTTTVEVSEIWAVGARKDAAVYEEVRRRLDTLPDTPATRELQGLLERFGLRTTTTPPPEPAPGWLVDRLIHKTGLSEEEAKALPLDQAIAHWEEWMSRPHD, from the coding sequence ATGCCGGACACCCCCCGCCACCCCGTGCGCTTCACCGAGGCCGCCGCAGCCGACCTCGACGCACTGCACCGCCGGGACCCGCAGACCGCACGCGCAGCCCTGCACAAGATCCTGATGCTGGAGCGCGACCCCTACGCGGGCAGACCCCTCGTCGGGGATCTCGTGGGCTTCCGCAAGCTGGACGTGGGCGACAGGCACTGGCGGATCGTGTGGCGGGTACTGAAGAGCGCGGACGGCACGACGACCGTCGAGGTCTCGGAGATCTGGGCCGTCGGCGCCCGCAAGGACGCGGCGGTGTACGAGGAGGTCCGACGGAGGCTGGACACGCTCCCCGACACCCCGGCCACCCGTGAACTACAGGGCCTGCTCGAACGGTTCGGCCTGCGCACGACCACCACGCCCCCACCGGAACCGGCCCCCGGCTGGCTCGTCGACCGCCTGATCCACAAGACGGGCCTCAGCGAGGAGGAAGCGAAGGCACTCCCCTTGGACCAGGCGATCGCCCACTGGGAGGAATGGATGAGCCGGCCGCACGACTGA
- the hemB gene encoding porphobilinogen synthase: MSKYGSFPGSRPRRLRTSPVMRRMVAETRLHPADFILPAFVREGVAEPVPIQAMPGVVQHTRDSLKKAAVEAVEAGVSGIMLFGVPEESKKDGNGTPGTDPDGILQVAIRDVRAEVGDELLVMSDLCLDETTDHGHCGVLDEQGRVDNDATLERYAEMAQVQADAGAHVVGPSGMMDGQIGVVRDALDQIGREDVAVLAYTAKYSSAFYGPFREAVGSSLRGDRKTYQQDPANWRESLRELALDVEEGADLVMVKPAGPYLDILARVSDAVDLPVVAYQISGEYSMVEAAAEKGWVDRDRAIFETLTGIRRAGARNILTYWAVEAARKLEGWQ; this comes from the coding sequence ATGTCTAAGTACGGTTCCTTTCCCGGTTCCCGGCCCCGGCGGCTGCGTACGTCGCCCGTGATGCGGAGGATGGTCGCGGAGACGCGGCTGCACCCGGCGGACTTCATCCTGCCCGCGTTCGTGCGGGAGGGGGTGGCCGAGCCGGTGCCGATCCAGGCGATGCCGGGGGTCGTGCAGCACACGCGGGACAGCCTCAAGAAGGCGGCCGTCGAAGCCGTCGAGGCCGGGGTCTCCGGGATCATGCTGTTCGGGGTGCCGGAGGAGTCGAAGAAGGACGGCAACGGGACGCCGGGCACCGACCCGGACGGGATCCTCCAGGTCGCGATCCGGGACGTGCGGGCCGAGGTCGGTGACGAGTTGCTGGTCATGTCCGACCTCTGTCTCGACGAGACGACGGATCACGGGCACTGCGGGGTCCTCGACGAGCAGGGGCGCGTCGACAACGACGCGACGCTTGAGCGGTACGCCGAGATGGCCCAGGTGCAGGCCGACGCCGGCGCCCATGTCGTCGGGCCCAGCGGGATGATGGACGGGCAGATCGGCGTCGTCCGGGACGCGCTCGATCAGATCGGGCGGGAGGACGTCGCGGTCCTCGCGTACACCGCGAAGTATTCCTCCGCGTTCTACGGGCCGTTCCGGGAGGCCGTCGGGTCCTCCTTGCGGGGGGATCGCAAGACGTATCAGCAGGACCCGGCCAACTGGCGTGAGTCCCTGCGGGAGTTGGCGCTGGACGTGGAGGAGGGCGCCGACCTCGTGATGGTCAAGCCGGCCGGGCCCTACCTCGACATCCTCGCGCGCGTCTCCGACGCGGTGGACCTGCCGGTCGTCGCGTATCAGATCTCCGGGGAGTACTCCATGGTCGAGGCCGCCGCCGAGAAGGGGTGGGTGGACCGGGATCGGGCGATCTTCGAGACGTTGACGGGGATCCGGCGGGCGGGGGCGCGGAACATCCTCACGTACTGGGCTGTGGAGGCGGCTCGGAAGTTGGAGGGGTGGCAGTAG
- a CDS encoding DUF397 domain-containing protein, which yields MSTEALQWFKSTYSGSEGGACLEVALSWRKSSYSGDEGGQCVEVAQCPSTIHIRDSKNPDTAPNLRLSPTTWASFTAAL from the coding sequence ATGAGCACCGAGGCACTTCAGTGGTTCAAGTCGACATACAGCGGCAGCGAGGGCGGCGCGTGCCTCGAAGTCGCCCTCTCCTGGCGGAAATCGAGCTACAGCGGCGACGAAGGCGGCCAGTGCGTCGAAGTGGCCCAGTGCCCCAGCACCATCCACATCCGCGACTCCAAGAACCCGGACACCGCCCCCAACCTCCGCCTCTCCCCCACCACTTGGGCTTCATTCACCGCCGCCCTGTGA
- the hemC gene encoding hydroxymethylbilane synthase: MTARALRLGTRRSKLAMAQSGQVAEAVRQVTGRAVELVEITTYGDTSREHLAQIGGTGVFVTALRDALLAGDVDFAVHSLKDLPTAQPEGLTLAAVPLREDPRDVLVARDALKFTDLPRGARVGTGSPRRMAQLNAYARSHGLEIETVAIRGNVDTRIRYVHDGELDAVVLAAAGLNRIGRADEVTDFLSIDTVLPAPGQGALAIECAAGNADLVAALGELDDPFTRAAVTAERSLLAALEAGCSAPVGALADLLADGQIVKEMRLRGVVGTTDGSRTVQLSTTGPVPETHDQAMTLGRELAAEMLAQGAAGLMGERAH; the protein is encoded by the coding sequence ATGACAGCAAGAGCACTGAGACTCGGGACCAGGCGCAGCAAGCTCGCCATGGCCCAGTCCGGTCAGGTCGCCGAGGCGGTACGGCAGGTGACCGGCCGGGCCGTCGAACTCGTCGAGATCACGACGTACGGCGACACCTCCCGCGAACACCTCGCGCAGATCGGCGGGACGGGCGTGTTCGTCACCGCGCTGCGGGACGCGCTGCTCGCCGGGGACGTCGACTTCGCCGTTCACTCGCTGAAGGACCTCCCGACGGCGCAGCCCGAGGGGCTGACGCTGGCCGCCGTCCCCCTGCGCGAGGACCCGCGTGACGTCCTCGTCGCCCGCGACGCGCTGAAGTTCACGGACCTGCCGCGCGGGGCCCGCGTCGGGACGGGTTCGCCGCGCCGGATGGCGCAGCTGAACGCGTACGCGCGCAGCCACGGGCTGGAGATCGAGACCGTGGCGATCCGGGGCAACGTCGACACCCGGATCCGGTACGTGCACGACGGGGAGCTGGACGCGGTCGTGCTGGCCGCCGCCGGGCTCAACCGGATCGGGCGCGCCGACGAGGTCACCGACTTCCTGTCGATAGACACGGTTTTGCCCGCCCCCGGCCAGGGGGCACTGGCGATCGAGTGTGCTGCGGGCAACGCAGACCTCGTCGCCGCGCTCGGCGAACTCGACGACCCGTTCACGCGGGCCGCCGTAACGGCCGAGCGGTCACTGCTCGCCGCCCTGGAGGCCGGTTGCAGCGCACCCGTGGGGGCGCTGGCCGACCTTCTGGCCGACGGGCAGATTGTCAAGGAAATGCGCCTGCGAGGGGTTGTCGGCACGACCGACGGCTCCCGTACGGTGCAGCTGTCCACCACCGGTCCCGTGCCCGAGACGCATGACCAGGCAATGACGCTCGGTCGCGAGCTCGCCGCCGAGATGCTTGCCCAGGGCGCGGCCGGTCTGATGGGGGAGCGAGCACATTGA